The following proteins come from a genomic window of Lolium rigidum isolate FL_2022 chromosome 5, APGP_CSIRO_Lrig_0.1, whole genome shotgun sequence:
- the LOC124653412 gene encoding probable NAD(P)H dehydrogenase subunit CRR3, chloroplastic, which produces MAMAWHLACAPRLAVVASSASGDPVRRIRRRVRGSPPRKTPTPAPTQPSVAEVRRAIGADNDPSASGKDKQSGFMKILASTPIGQPESDAERRIREAAEWVVDNTEARAQQGQKSVLVLCMKIFPLWFFLMLIALGVIKLPFDIPGLDMENLLM; this is translated from the exons ATGGCGATGGCGTGGCACCTCGCCTGCGCcccgcgcctcgccgtcgtcgcatcCTCCGCCTCCGGGGACCCCGTCCGCCGTATCCGGCGCCGCGTTAGAGGGTCACCTCCCAGGAAGACTCCCACGCCGGCTCCAACCCAGCCGTCCGTCGCGGAGGTGCGGCGCGCCATCGGCGCCGACAACGACCCGTCCGCCTCCGGGAAGGATAAGCAGTCCGGTTTCATGAAGATCCTCGCCTCCACGCCGATCGGGCAGCCGGAGAGCGACGCCGAGCGCCGAATCCGCGAGgccgccgagtgggtcgtcgacaACACAGAGGCGCGTGCACAGCAAG GGCAAAAGTCTGTCTTGGTGCTTTGTATGAAGATCTTTCCTCTGTGGTTCTTCCTCATGCTTATTGCCCTTGGAGTTATAAAGTTACCGTTTGATATTCCTGGTCTGGATATGGAGAATCTACTAATGTAA